One window of the Brevibacterium limosum genome contains the following:
- a CDS encoding arylsulfotransferase family protein, giving the protein MKRTVLAGLAAAALLLTGCAADADDDIAVAERWDFHSRPELAPPKVDIDSGSFPDDNGDLETFLAPKGQTQIDDKSWVGGLILDSAGDPLWIRENTGALWDLRVQEYQGQPVLTWWEGLAETPHTAGEVVILDTSYQEIARVGMGGELPKDTSDLHETTITADDTMFLISYVKTQTDLSSVGGDEDGWAWEGIVQEVDIESGDPLFEWRTLDAVPVDQSEAELKDGEGTKDEPFDYIHLNSVSEDDDGKALLVSARNTHAVYQLDRKSADLNWVLGGTASDFEMGDGAQFAWQHDAQRRSDGTLTLFDNHAAPRLGDTRGLRLDVDEEKKRAEVVTEYPAPDDRSSGSQGNFQELPNGNVVLGWGSEPYVSEFTKDGKLLSDLTFTGGSNYRAYRFDWHAQPTAPPTATKSQPQADLTRVHMSWNGATEVASWRVLSGDDEDHLVENTEVERTGFETAADITPNGSTIIAEALDADGGSLGSTRVHPRSE; this is encoded by the coding sequence ATGAAGAGAACTGTCCTTGCAGGATTGGCCGCAGCGGCGCTCCTGCTCACAGGATGCGCGGCCGATGCCGATGATGACATCGCCGTCGCCGAACGGTGGGACTTCCACTCGCGCCCCGAGCTCGCCCCGCCGAAGGTCGATATCGACTCCGGATCCTTCCCCGACGACAACGGCGATCTGGAGACGTTCCTCGCTCCGAAGGGACAGACCCAGATCGATGACAAGTCCTGGGTCGGCGGTCTCATCCTCGACTCCGCCGGTGACCCGCTGTGGATTCGGGAGAACACCGGTGCCCTGTGGGATCTGCGCGTCCAGGAATATCAGGGGCAGCCGGTACTCACATGGTGGGAGGGCCTGGCCGAAACGCCGCACACCGCCGGTGAGGTCGTCATCCTCGACACCTCGTATCAGGAGATCGCGCGAGTGGGCATGGGCGGGGAACTTCCCAAGGACACCTCCGACCTCCACGAGACGACCATCACTGCTGATGACACCATGTTCCTCATCTCCTATGTGAAGACCCAGACGGACCTGAGCTCGGTCGGCGGAGACGAGGACGGCTGGGCCTGGGAGGGAATCGTCCAGGAGGTCGACATCGAATCCGGTGATCCGCTGTTCGAGTGGCGCACCCTCGACGCCGTGCCCGTCGACCAGTCCGAGGCGGAGCTCAAGGACGGTGAGGGCACGAAGGACGAGCCCTTCGACTATATCCACCTCAACTCCGTGTCCGAGGACGATGACGGCAAGGCTCTGCTCGTCTCGGCACGCAATACCCATGCGGTCTACCAGCTCGATCGCAAGAGCGCCGATCTCAACTGGGTCCTCGGCGGCACGGCCTCGGACTTCGAGATGGGCGACGGCGCCCAGTTCGCCTGGCAGCACGATGCTCAGCGTCGTTCCGATGGAACGCTGACCCTGTTCGACAACCACGCCGCTCCCCGTCTCGGCGATACCCGCGGTCTGCGTCTCGACGTCGATGAGGAGAAGAAGCGCGCCGAGGTGGTCACGGAGTATCCCGCTCCCGACGACCGCTCCTCGGGCAGTCAGGGGAACTTCCAGGAGCTGCCCAACGGCAATGTCGTCCTCGGCTGGGGTTCGGAACCCTATGTCTCGGAGTTCACCAAGGACGGGAAGCTGCTCTCCGACCTCACCTTCACCGGCGGATCGAACTACCGGGCCTACCGCTTCGACTGGCATGCTCAGCCGACCGCTCCCCCGACCGCGACGAAGTCGCAGCCCCAGGCGGACCTCACTCGCGTGCACATGAGCTGGAACGGCGCCACCGAAGTGGCCTCGTGGAGGGTGCTCAGCGGAGACGACGAGGATCATCTGGTCGAGAACACCGAGGTCGAGCGCACCGGTTTCGAGACCGCGGCAGACATCACCCCGAACGGCTCGACGATCATCGCCGAAGCTCTCGACGCCGACGGCGGATCCCTCGGTTCGACTCGAGTGCACCCACGAAGCGAATAG
- a CDS encoding rhomboid family intramembrane serine protease, with protein MTDHSPRFSAEESRLLFGSDSSDSGSPRSGRSANPPVAHLNTTVDRPHLLSRFTPVLIVLAVMWVVEIVDAILPLDLDMFSLQSWNPLSLYGLVTSPLLHSGFGHLLANTFPFLVLGIVIAFEGRRRFWMVTGITALSSGLGAWLTTLPGQHIVGASGIVFGFFGYLAVRTWFTDDVLRKIVYFAIGLFIFVTYGASMIFGMLPQTNDISWQGHLFGFAGGIVAAWWLHRRSEKQKTA; from the coding sequence ATGACCGACCACTCCCCACGTTTCTCCGCCGAGGAATCCCGCCTCCTCTTCGGCTCCGACTCCTCCGACTCCGGATCTCCCCGTTCCGGCCGTTCGGCGAATCCCCCGGTCGCACACCTCAACACCACCGTCGACCGACCGCACCTGCTCTCCCGGTTCACTCCGGTGCTGATTGTGCTGGCGGTCATGTGGGTCGTCGAGATCGTCGATGCGATCCTCCCCCTCGACCTCGACATGTTCAGTCTGCAGTCGTGGAACCCGCTGTCGCTCTACGGCCTGGTCACCTCACCGCTGCTGCATTCGGGATTCGGCCATCTCCTGGCCAATACCTTCCCGTTCCTCGTCCTCGGCATCGTCATCGCTTTCGAGGGCCGGCGGCGCTTCTGGATGGTCACGGGCATCACGGCCCTGAGCTCCGGGCTCGGCGCATGGCTGACCACTCTGCCCGGCCAGCACATCGTCGGTGCCTCCGGCATCGTCTTCGGCTTCTTCGGCTACCTCGCAGTGCGCACCTGGTTCACCGACGACGTGCTGCGCAAGATCGTCTACTTCGCCATCGGCCTGTTCATCTTCGTCACCTACGGTGCATCGATGATCTTCGGCATGCTGCCGCAGACCAACGACATCTCCTGGCAGGGCCACCTGTTCGGTTTCGCCGGCGGGATCGTCGCCGCATGGTGGCTGCACCGGCGCTCGGAGAAGCAGAAGACGGCCTGA
- the pth gene encoding aminoacyl-tRNA hydrolase, whose amino-acid sequence MSNEAWLVFGLGNPGPKYETTRHNIGQMVVSELASRVGSTLTRTKLRSHVGTGRLSAGRVPGLPGPRVVLATSTGYMNESGGPVRALADFYGITTDRIIAVHDDVDLPFDAIRAKLGGGEGGHNGLRSMTSVLGTKSYLRVRAGVGRPPGRQDTADYVLRPFSKDERTTLPIFISDLADAVEELIINGLTDMQQKFHSR is encoded by the coding sequence ATGTCGAACGAAGCATGGTTGGTCTTCGGACTGGGCAACCCCGGACCCAAGTACGAAACGACCCGGCACAACATCGGACAGATGGTCGTCAGCGAACTCGCCTCCCGCGTCGGGAGCACTCTGACGCGCACGAAACTGCGCTCGCACGTCGGCACCGGGCGTCTGTCTGCCGGCCGCGTTCCGGGACTGCCCGGTCCGCGAGTGGTGTTGGCCACCTCGACGGGGTATATGAACGAATCCGGCGGGCCGGTGCGAGCACTGGCCGACTTCTACGGAATCACCACCGACCGCATCATCGCCGTCCATGACGATGTGGACCTGCCCTTCGACGCGATCAGAGCTAAGCTCGGCGGGGGAGAGGGCGGACACAACGGCCTGCGCTCGATGACCTCGGTGCTGGGGACGAAGAGCTATCTGCGGGTGCGTGCGGGAGTCGGACGCCCACCGGGACGACAGGACACCGCCGACTATGTGCTGCGTCCCTTCTCGAAGGACGAACGGACGACCCTGCCGATCTTCATCTCAGACCTCGCCGACGCCGTCGAAGAGCTCATCATCAACGGACTCACCGACATGCAGCAGAAGTTCCACTCCCGCTGA
- a CDS encoding 50S ribosomal protein L25/general stress protein Ctc, with protein sequence MADFKLLAEARNEFGKGAARRIRRAGRIPAVIYGHGGDPVHVSLEGHATMLALKHANALLEIESTDGSKNVLAIARDVQIEPVRRDIEHLDLIIVKRGEKIEVDVPIHVVGEAAPGTMVSQEESTIAVMADATKLPELIEVTIEGRPAGEHVLAGQVELPAGVELVADEEQLIVNVSEEAEMDTESDAEEETAEESTEAEAAAESGEEEASEEE encoded by the coding sequence ATGGCTGACTTCAAACTTCTGGCCGAAGCTCGCAACGAGTTCGGCAAGGGCGCAGCACGCCGCATCCGCCGCGCGGGTCGCATCCCCGCTGTCATCTACGGTCACGGCGGAGACCCCGTCCACGTGTCGCTCGAGGGCCACGCCACCATGCTGGCTCTCAAGCACGCGAACGCGCTGCTCGAGATCGAAAGCACCGACGGATCGAAGAACGTCCTCGCCATTGCGCGTGACGTCCAGATCGAACCCGTGCGTCGTGATATCGAGCACCTCGACCTCATCATCGTCAAGCGCGGCGAGAAGATCGAGGTCGACGTGCCCATCCACGTCGTCGGAGAAGCCGCTCCCGGCACCATGGTCTCGCAGGAAGAGTCGACCATCGCCGTCATGGCCGATGCGACGAAGCTGCCCGAGCTCATCGAGGTCACCATCGAGGGCCGTCCCGCCGGCGAGCACGTCCTGGCAGGTCAGGTCGAGCTGCCGGCAGGCGTCGAGCTCGTCGCCGACGAAGAGCAGCTCATCGTCAACGTCTCCGAAGAGGCCGAGATGGACACCGAGTCCGATGCCGAGGAAGAGACCGCTGAAGAGTCGACCGAGGCAGAGGCTGCTGCGGAGTCCGGTGAGGAAGAGGCCTCCGAAGAGGAGTGA
- a CDS encoding alpha/beta hydrolase, whose protein sequence is MSSHDYNRYRVDVPGGQLSVGVWEPVATGPGRVPTVCVIHGITSNHLFFAGLVSALPSVRVIGPDLRGRADSRTLPGPYGMAAHAQDVLAVVDTFAPDGPVTLVGHSMGGFVAVTLAGMSAEQITDAGAEAARRFCGPVLIDGGLPLPVGQPHGDGPVDDLNDEDLDTDDLIAAVLGPAAERLSMSFGSVEEYLAYFAAHPAFVDGLDTVATESFVYDLAAKDDHSFQPSTSVEAMQADSADMYTGSAYREALETIMGSDDSQAEVVFLFAERDLVAAEPGLYPPELTADFARRWPRMGMVDVQGTNHYDILLTETGIDACAAAVTSRIGAETDGAVE, encoded by the coding sequence ATGTCCTCACACGATTACAACCGGTACCGCGTGGACGTTCCCGGAGGGCAGCTGTCCGTGGGAGTGTGGGAGCCGGTGGCGACCGGCCCCGGACGTGTGCCCACCGTGTGCGTCATCCACGGCATCACCTCCAACCACCTGTTCTTCGCGGGCCTCGTCTCCGCACTGCCCAGCGTCCGCGTCATCGGCCCGGACCTGCGCGGGCGGGCCGATTCCCGCACCCTGCCCGGCCCGTACGGAATGGCCGCCCACGCCCAGGACGTCCTCGCTGTCGTCGACACCTTCGCCCCGGACGGGCCCGTCACCCTGGTCGGGCATTCCATGGGCGGGTTCGTCGCCGTGACCCTGGCCGGGATGTCGGCTGAGCAGATCACTGATGCCGGCGCCGAGGCGGCCCGTCGTTTCTGCGGTCCCGTCCTCATCGACGGGGGGCTTCCCCTGCCCGTGGGACAGCCCCATGGAGACGGTCCCGTCGATGACCTCAACGATGAGGATCTCGACACCGACGACCTCATCGCCGCCGTCCTCGGCCCGGCCGCCGAGCGGCTGTCGATGAGCTTCGGCAGCGTCGAGGAGTACCTGGCGTACTTCGCCGCTCACCCCGCCTTCGTCGACGGCCTCGACACCGTGGCCACCGAGAGCTTCGTCTATGACCTGGCGGCCAAGGACGACCATTCGTTCCAGCCGTCGACCTCGGTGGAGGCGATGCAGGCCGATTCGGCGGACATGTACACCGGGTCGGCCTACCGTGAGGCGCTGGAGACGATCATGGGCAGTGACGACTCCCAGGCCGAGGTGGTCTTCCTCTTCGCCGAACGCGACCTCGTCGCCGCCGAACCTGGCCTCTACCCGCCCGAGCTGACCGCTGACTTCGCCCGGCGATGGCCGCGGATGGGCATGGTCGATGTGCAGGGGACCAATCACTACGACATCCTCCTCACCGAGACCGGGATCGATGCCTGCGCCGCAGCCGTGACCTCTCGAATTGGTGCCGAAACGGACGGTGCCGTAGAATAG
- a CDS encoding ribose-phosphate diphosphokinase — protein MNEITTTGDKKLVLVSGRANPELAEQVAENLGTELLPTDIYNFANGEIYVRYSESVRGSDVFVLQSHCAPINEWLMEQLIMVDALKRASAKRITVIAPFFPYARQDKKHRGREPISARLVADLYKTAGADRIITVDLHTAQIQGYFDGPVDHLIAMPILAGYVKENYPGDLAVVSPDAGRIKVAENWSNSLGGVPLAFIHKTRDITRPNETKANRVVGEVEGRTCVLVDDMIDTGGTIVQAAEACMAAGAKGVIVVSTHAVFSGPAVERLSNSVAEEVIVTNTLPLSEDKKFDKLTVLSIAPLIARAVHEVFEDGSVTSLFEV, from the coding sequence GTGAATGAGATAACGACGACGGGCGATAAGAAGCTCGTCCTGGTCAGCGGTCGGGCAAACCCCGAACTCGCCGAACAAGTCGCGGAGAACCTGGGGACCGAACTCCTCCCCACCGACATCTACAACTTCGCGAACGGTGAGATCTACGTCCGCTATTCAGAGTCGGTCCGCGGCAGCGACGTCTTCGTCCTCCAGTCCCACTGTGCTCCCATCAACGAATGGCTGATGGAGCAGCTGATCATGGTCGACGCGCTCAAGCGCGCATCGGCCAAGCGGATCACCGTCATCGCCCCGTTCTTTCCGTACGCACGGCAGGACAAGAAGCACCGCGGCCGTGAGCCCATCTCCGCTCGCCTCGTCGCCGACCTGTACAAGACCGCCGGTGCCGACCGCATCATCACCGTCGATCTGCACACCGCGCAGATCCAGGGGTATTTCGACGGCCCCGTCGACCACCTCATCGCCATGCCGATCCTCGCCGGATACGTCAAGGAGAACTATCCCGGCGATCTCGCCGTGGTCTCTCCCGACGCAGGGCGCATCAAGGTCGCCGAGAACTGGTCGAACTCACTGGGCGGAGTGCCGCTGGCCTTCATCCACAAGACCCGCGACATCACCCGACCGAACGAGACGAAGGCCAACCGCGTCGTCGGTGAGGTCGAGGGTCGCACCTGCGTGCTCGTCGACGACATGATCGACACCGGCGGCACCATCGTCCAGGCCGCCGAGGCCTGCATGGCGGCCGGCGCCAAGGGCGTCATCGTCGTGTCCACCCACGCCGTGTTCTCCGGCCCGGCCGTCGAACGCCTGTCGAACTCCGTGGCCGAAGAGGTCATCGTCACCAACACCCTGCCGCTGAGCGAAGACAAGAAGTTCGACAAGCTCACCGTGCTCTCGATCGCCCCGCTCATCGCCCGTGCCGTGCACGAGGTCTTCGAGGACGGATCGGTCACGAGCCTCTTCGAGGTCTGA
- the glmU gene encoding bifunctional UDP-N-acetylglucosamine diphosphorylase/glucosamine-1-phosphate N-acetyltransferase GlmU → MSQTHPTAVIVLAAGQGTRMKSALPKVMHPIGGRSLLHHSVAAAAGTSPEHLIVVVRHERDQLVAHLDSLPVSSQRTLLIADQDDLPGTGRATECALTQLPEDLSGTVVVTYGDVPLLTTETITGLVEIHESDSNAVTVLSAEVDDPNGYGRIVRDANGALLSIVEQKDASETERAIREINSGIYAFDASALRQGLASLTTDNAQGEKYLTDVIGLSREAGLSVAATATDDLWQVEGANDRVQLANLGKELNRRQCEKFMRAGVSIIDPDTTWIDVDVSIAADATILPGTQLLGATDIGAGAIVGPDTTLKDTEVGEGAQVVRTHGELAVVGPKADVGPFAYLRPGTKLGESGKIGTFVETKNADIGKGAKVPHLSYVGDAEIGEGSNIGAASVFVNYDGVNKHRTVIGKHARMGSDNMYVAPVTVGDGAYSGASTTVRKDVPAGALAISVAPQRNLEGWVQTNRPGTPAAQAAENASEGERISE, encoded by the coding sequence ATGTCGCAGACTCATCCGACCGCCGTCATCGTACTGGCAGCGGGCCAAGGCACTCGAATGAAGTCGGCTCTTCCCAAGGTGATGCATCCCATCGGCGGACGCTCCCTGCTCCATCACTCCGTCGCAGCTGCGGCCGGAACCTCTCCCGAACACCTCATCGTCGTCGTCCGCCACGAGCGCGATCAGCTCGTCGCCCACCTCGACTCCCTCCCCGTGTCCTCCCAGCGGACCCTGCTCATCGCCGACCAGGATGACCTCCCCGGCACCGGACGCGCCACCGAATGTGCGCTGACGCAGCTGCCCGAGGACCTCAGCGGAACCGTCGTCGTCACCTACGGCGATGTGCCGTTGCTGACGACCGAGACGATCACCGGGCTCGTCGAGATCCACGAATCCGACTCCAACGCCGTGACCGTCCTGTCCGCCGAGGTGGACGACCCCAACGGGTACGGCCGCATCGTCCGCGACGCGAACGGCGCCCTGCTGAGCATCGTCGAACAGAAGGACGCGAGCGAGACCGAGCGGGCCATCCGCGAGATCAACTCCGGGATCTACGCCTTCGACGCCTCCGCGCTGCGGCAGGGTCTGGCGTCTCTGACCACCGACAACGCCCAAGGTGAGAAGTATCTCACCGACGTGATCGGACTGTCCCGCGAAGCCGGGCTGTCCGTTGCCGCCACCGCCACCGACGACCTGTGGCAGGTCGAAGGAGCGAACGATCGCGTGCAGCTGGCCAACCTCGGCAAGGAACTCAACCGGCGCCAGTGCGAGAAGTTCATGCGCGCCGGAGTCTCCATCATCGACCCCGACACCACGTGGATCGACGTCGACGTCTCCATCGCCGCCGATGCGACGATCCTGCCGGGCACCCAGCTGCTGGGCGCCACCGACATCGGAGCCGGTGCCATCGTCGGCCCCGACACCACGCTCAAGGACACCGAGGTGGGAGAGGGCGCACAGGTTGTGCGCACCCACGGTGAGCTCGCCGTCGTCGGTCCGAAGGCCGATGTCGGACCGTTCGCCTATCTGCGTCCGGGCACCAAGCTCGGCGAGTCCGGAAAGATCGGCACCTTCGTGGAGACGAAGAACGCCGATATCGGCAAGGGTGCGAAGGTGCCCCACCTCTCCTACGTCGGCGATGCGGAGATCGGGGAGGGTTCGAACATCGGAGCCGCCTCGGTGTTCGTCAACTACGACGGCGTCAACAAGCACCGCACCGTCATCGGCAAGCATGCACGCATGGGCTCGGACAATATGTATGTCGCCCCTGTCACCGTGGGCGACGGCGCCTATTCGGGTGCAAGCACGACGGTGCGCAAGGATGTCCCTGCAGGAGCGCTGGCCATCTCCGTGGCCCCGCAGCGCAACTTGGAGGGCTGGGTCCAGACAAACCGTCCGGGCACGCCTGCAGCGCAGGCCGCCGAGAACGCGTCCGAAGGGGAACGGATAAGTGAATGA
- a CDS encoding UvrD-helicase domain-containing protein, with protein MTAAAEHTDHAAGADSRAAELLTGLNPRQREAVIHTGSPLLIVAGAGSGKTTVLTRRIAYALATGRAHPGEVLAITFTNKAAKEMAERVSSIVGPASRAMWVSTFHSSCVRILRREAKVLGMKSNFTIYDAQDAQRLVAQILKELGLDTKKYAPRAILHRISNLKNELQTPDDFIPRPNNPADEVLADVFKRYTSRLRLANAFDFDDLIAETVHLFGAFPEVADSYRRRFRHILVDEYQDTNPAQYALIKALAGNGAGGPTGAELTVVGDADQSIYAFRGATVRNIVEFEKDFPNADTILLEQNYRSTQNILDAANAVIANNDDRREKKLWTSEGTGEQIVGWVAENEQGEARFIVDRIDDLIDEEKYTYGDFAVFYRTNAQSRAIEDALVRSGIPYKVVGGTRFYERKEIKDALGYLRVVSNPDDDVNLRRILNVPKRSIGDRTEGLIADFADRENISFFTALGRLDEIPHLSSRALTSVKKFFDLMQDLRSTAESSPLSRVIEAILEQSGYLESLQKSTDPQDESRVDNLAELVAVAEDFVATREAAVAEPGTPDDADTNTGIDTEVTAAETATETGNETAAEGAAPDAGDTGSADASAAPGVGPAAIDQFLEQVALASDTDQIPDAELGQVTLMTLHTAKGLEFPVVFLTGLEDGGFPHSRSFENPQELSEERRLAYVGLTRARQRLLVTRAETRSMWGQPQYNPPSRFLSEIPENLISWENTGSFSGGFSGGFGSGGFGSGGYGSGGYSSGYSGGSRGFGSSRSSGSGSRSSASPSAPVAGFPNRIRPNREVISVEVGEKVSHESFGLGTVTEVNGVGDKTVAVVDFGSAGSKRLLLRYAPIEKLG; from the coding sequence ATGACTGCTGCAGCTGAACACACCGACCATGCCGCCGGCGCCGACTCCCGAGCGGCCGAACTCCTCACCGGACTCAACCCCAGGCAGCGCGAGGCCGTGATCCACACCGGGTCCCCACTGCTCATCGTCGCCGGAGCCGGATCGGGCAAGACAACCGTGCTCACTCGACGCATCGCCTATGCTCTGGCCACCGGTCGCGCCCACCCCGGTGAAGTCCTGGCGATCACATTCACGAACAAGGCCGCGAAGGAGATGGCCGAACGCGTGTCCTCGATCGTCGGCCCCGCTTCCCGCGCCATGTGGGTCTCGACCTTCCACTCCTCGTGTGTGCGCATCCTCCGCCGCGAGGCGAAGGTGCTGGGCATGAAGTCGAACTTCACCATCTACGACGCCCAGGATGCTCAGCGACTCGTCGCTCAGATCCTCAAGGAGCTCGGCCTCGACACGAAGAAATACGCACCACGGGCCATCCTGCACCGGATCTCGAACCTCAAGAACGAGCTGCAGACCCCCGATGACTTCATCCCGCGCCCCAACAACCCCGCCGACGAGGTCCTCGCCGACGTCTTCAAGCGCTACACCTCTCGCCTGCGCCTGGCCAATGCCTTCGACTTCGACGACCTCATCGCAGAGACCGTCCATCTCTTCGGCGCCTTCCCCGAGGTAGCCGATTCCTACCGTCGCCGGTTCCGCCACATCCTCGTCGACGAGTACCAGGACACGAACCCGGCACAGTACGCCCTGATCAAGGCCTTGGCCGGTAATGGTGCCGGAGGTCCCACGGGAGCCGAACTCACTGTCGTCGGCGACGCCGACCAGTCGATCTATGCCTTCCGCGGTGCCACTGTCCGCAATATCGTCGAGTTCGAGAAAGACTTCCCGAATGCGGACACCATTCTGTTGGAGCAGAACTACCGCTCGACGCAGAACATCCTCGACGCGGCCAATGCCGTGATCGCGAACAACGACGACCGCCGGGAGAAGAAGCTGTGGACCTCGGAGGGAACGGGTGAGCAGATCGTCGGCTGGGTGGCCGAGAACGAGCAGGGCGAAGCCCGGTTCATCGTCGACCGCATCGACGACCTCATCGACGAAGAGAAGTACACCTACGGTGATTTCGCAGTCTTCTACCGCACGAACGCGCAGTCGCGTGCCATCGAAGATGCACTGGTCCGCTCCGGAATCCCGTACAAGGTCGTCGGCGGCACCCGCTTCTACGAGCGCAAGGAGATCAAGGACGCCCTCGGCTACCTGCGCGTCGTCTCGAACCCCGATGACGACGTCAACCTGCGACGCATCCTCAATGTGCCCAAACGCTCCATCGGCGACCGCACCGAAGGCCTCATCGCCGACTTCGCCGACCGGGAGAACATCAGCTTCTTCACCGCTCTGGGCCGCCTCGACGAGATCCCGCACCTGAGTTCGCGCGCCCTGACCTCGGTGAAGAAGTTCTTTGACCTCATGCAGGATCTGCGCTCGACCGCCGAGTCCTCTCCTCTCTCCCGCGTCATCGAGGCGATCCTCGAACAGTCCGGGTACCTCGAATCGCTGCAGAAGAGCACCGATCCGCAGGACGAGTCCCGCGTCGACAACCTCGCCGAGCTCGTCGCCGTGGCCGAGGACTTCGTCGCCACTCGTGAAGCCGCGGTTGCGGAACCAGGCACACCAGATGATGCTGACACCAACACAGGCATCGACACCGAGGTGACCGCCGCCGAAACGGCGACCGAGACAGGGAACGAAACCGCCGCCGAGGGGGCCGCTCCCGACGCCGGTGACACCGGTTCCGCTGACGCCTCCGCCGCTCCGGGTGTCGGGCCCGCGGCGATCGACCAGTTCCTCGAACAGGTGGCTCTGGCCTCGGACACGGATCAGATTCCCGATGCCGAACTCGGCCAGGTCACGCTGATGACTCTGCACACGGCCAAGGGCCTGGAGTTCCCGGTGGTCTTCCTCACCGGACTCGAAGACGGCGGGTTCCCGCATTCGCGGTCGTTCGAGAATCCGCAGGAGCTGTCGGAGGAGCGACGTCTGGCGTATGTCGGGCTCACGCGCGCCCGGCAGCGGCTGCTCGTCACCCGCGCGGAGACCCGCAGCATGTGGGGTCAGCCTCAGTACAATCCGCCGAGCCGGTTCCTGTCCGAGATCCCGGAGAACCTCATCAGCTGGGAGAACACAGGCAGCTTCTCCGGAGGATTCTCCGGCGGCTTCGGCTCGGGAGGGTTCGGATCCGGCGGGTACGGCTCCGGCGGCTATTCCTCCGGATACTCCGGAGGCTCACGCGGCTTCGGGTCGTCGCGCTCGTCCGGCAGCGGATCCCGCTCGAGTGCGAGTCCATCGGCCCCGGTCGCCGGATTCCCCAACCGAATCCGCCCCAACCGTGAGGTCATCTCCGTCGAGGTCGGCGAAAAGGTCTCGCACGAGTCCTTCGGGCTCGGCACCGTCACCGAGGTCAACGGCGTCGGCGACAAGACCGTGGCGGTCGTCGATTTCGGTTCGGCCGGGTCGAAGCGACTGCTGCTGCGCTACGCCCCGATCGAGAAGCTCGGCTGA
- a CDS encoding Rv0909 family putative TA system antitoxin, with amino-acid sequence MGLDDLTNKAKDAMNSDKGEEISDQGLDKAADAANNATGGKFEDQIDKGRDGADGKFGND; translated from the coding sequence ATGGGACTGGACGATCTGACAAACAAAGCCAAGGACGCCATGAATAGCGACAAGGGTGAAGAGATCAGCGACCAGGGCCTGGACAAGGCTGCTGACGCCGCCAACAACGCCACCGGCGGCAAGTTCGAAGACCAGATCGACAAGGGTCGCGACGGAGCCGATGGCAAGTTCGGCAACGACTGA